The following is a genomic window from Pedobacter sp. KBS0701.
GGTTATAACGACGATACAGAAAGATTTGTGGCTTTCCAGATTGCCACGTTGGATTGGATTGTACAATGGGAGCACCGCCCGGATGTAATTCATTGTCACGATCACCATACCGGTTTAATTCCCTTTATGGTTTCAAATTGTGTAAAGTATAAGCCAATTAGTGGGGTGCCGACGGTTTTAACCATTCATAATGCGCAATATCAGGGACAGTTTGGATGGGAAAAACTTTATTATTTACCAGCATTCGATTTATGGAAGGGTGGTTTACTGGGCTGGGACGATGCCATTAACCCTTTAGCGTCGGCCATTAAATGTGCATGGAAAGTAACCACAGTATCGCCAAGTTACCTGGATGAGATGATGAGCAATGCCCGTGGCTTGGAAAGTTTGTTAAGGCAGGAACGTTGGAAATCGGTAGGCATCTTAAATGGAATTGATAGCGAGGTTTGGAATCCTGAAACTGACCCGATGCTGAGCAAAGGTTATAATTTAAAAACGGTTGAAACTGGTAAACTGGCAAACAAAACAGCACTCTGTGATGTTTTTCAATTAGACCCCTCTAAACCACTATTTACTTTTATTGGCAGATTGGTTGATGAAAAAGGTGCTGATTTACTACCCGATATTTTTTATACGGCTTTACAACAGCATGCAGATAATATAAATATTCTGGTTTTGGGATCAGGTGAGAATTGGGTGGAAGGCCGGTTAAATCAATTGAAAGACATTTTTACTGGTAAATATAATGCTTATATTGGGTATAATGAGCAGGTTTCTCATGAGATGTATGCCGGAGCAGATTTTCTGATTATGCCATCAAGAGTAGAGCCTTGTGGTTTAAATCAGCTCTATGCATTAAGATATGGAACTGTGCCTATTGTACGCCGGATTGGAGGATTGAAAGATACAGTAATTGATATTGGCGACAACGGTTTTGGGATTTGCCACGATCAAACAAGTATTTGGGATGTTACTCATGCTATTAACCGTGCTGTTGAATTATATCACAATAAAAAAGCTTTTAAAGCAGTTAGAAAAACGATGATGAAGATAGACCATTCGTGGGATAACGCAGCATTAAATTATATAGAATTATACCAAATATTAAAATAAGCTTAAACATGACTGACAAAGTTTTAGGCGTTATCCTTGGCGGTGGCCAGGGCTCTAGATTATCGCCACTAACACAAACACGTTCTAAACCGGCAGTTCCAATTGCTGGTAAATACCGATTGGTAGATATTCCGATTTCAAATTGCCTGAATTCTGGTATTCACAGAATGTTTGTGTTAACCCAGTTTAATTCAGCATCGCTAAACAAACACATTAAAAACACCTATCACTTTAGCCATTTTAGTACGGCCTTTGTTGATATTTTGGCAGCTGAACAAACTGTACAAAACTCAGGTTGGTTCCAGGGTACAGCAGATGCCGTTCGTCAGTGCATGCATCATATTGTTTCACACGAATTCGATTATATTTTAATTTTATCCGGAGATCAATTGTACCAGATGGACTTTAAAAGTATGATTGAAAAACACATCGAAGCCAATGCTGAAGTTACCATTGCTACTATTCCGGTAACGGCAAAAGATGCGACAGATTTTGGTATTCTAAAGGCCGACGATGAAAACATGATTACCTCTTTTATTGAAAAGCCTAAAACGGGTTTAGAGGACTGGGTTTCGGACACTGGAAAAGAAATGCAGGACGAGGGTCGTAATTTCTTAGCTTCGATGGGGATTTATGTCTTCAATCGCGAGTACCTGATTAATATATTAAATGAGAATGAAGAGGAAAAAGATTTTGGTAAAGAGATTTTGCCAAGAGCGATTTCTCAAAGCAGGGTTTTAAGCTATCAGTACGAAGGTTATTGGACTGATATTGGAAATATTTCATCTTTCTTTGAGGCCAATTTAGGCTTGACAGATGAAATACCTAAATTTAATATGTTTGATAGTAACCATGCTATTTTTACCAGAGCAAGGATGTTACCACCATCAAAAATTTCTGGAACTACTTTAGATAAAACCATTATCGCAGAAGGCTGCATTATTCAGGCCAGCAGAGTGGAGCATGCCGTTTTAGGGATCAGGTCGAGAATTGGAAAGGATACGATAGTTACCAATGCCTATATTATGGGCAGCGATCGGTACCAAACGCTTGAAGAAATTCAGGAAGAAACTAATAAAGGTAATTCATTAATTGGTATTGGAGATCGCTGTCATATTAATAACGCTATTATTGATAAAAACTGTCGCATTGGAAATGATGTTAAGATTAATGGTGGCGACCATTTAGAAGACGGCGACTTTGAACTTTATGCTGTTAAAGATGGCATTGTTGTGATCAAGAAAGGCGCTGTCGTACCTAGTGGTACGGTAATTTAAGATAATTATAATTCATTAACTAGAAGCCAGTCGCGATTTTTCGTGACTGGTTTTTTTGTTACCCTGATTGTCATTCTGAAGTGGTTAAAAGAAGAGATTAGGATTAACTGCCAGCTGAAAATTGTGAACTGATTTGGGCGTTCCCAAGCTGCGCAAGGGGCAGGCTTTGCAGGGCTGCGCTTCGCTCCGGTACCGATGAAGACCTGTGAAACAAGCAAGCATACCGTAATTAAATAAAAAAACAGATGCTTAATCGGCACTGAACCCTTACAATCCCTAACGCAAGAGAGAAACCGTTTCCAAATAGATTTATTCTTTGATGAACTTGGGCAGAACCTTTGTTAATAAACCTGATAAAGCGGAAAGCCCGGAACGAGGTACGAGTGAGGACTTGAAGCGATAGCAGGACTATTGGCCGACATTAACACAGAACCCTACATTTTCAAAAAGCAAACTCAATTTTCTTTCCAGACCTCGCAGGTTTTCAAAGCCTGCGAGGTCTTTTTTGTTTTCTACCCAACATTTTCCCCATAAGCTTGTTAGTAAATAAACAAAAAATATAGTCTATGGCCGAACAGCACCTTTATCAAACAGGAATTATAGGAAATTGCGCTTTCATTGCACACGTAAATAAAAATACTGATATCTCATGGCTCTGCTGGCCACGTTTCGATAGTCCGTTTGTTTTTGGGAGTTTATTAGACGAGAAAAAAGGAGGGGAGTTTTCTATTTTACCACAAGGTGAATTTACATCTAACCAATATTACATCGAAAATACCAATGTTTTACGAACAGAAATCACAGCTGAAGATGGAAAATACCGCATTACCGATTTTGCGCCACGTTTTCGCCTATACGATCGCTATTTTAAACCACTAATGTTGATCAGAAAGATCGAACCTCTGGAGGGTAATCCACGGATTACCATTAAATGCGAGCCGGTTTGTGACTACGGAAAAGGTAAAATGAAATCGAGCCGGGGCAGTAACCACATCGATTATTTAGGCTGTGATGAAAATATCCGTTTAAGCACCAATGTGTCGCTTACCTATATTATCGATGAAAAAGCATTTGTACTGAATGAGGCTAAATATCTTGTGATGACTTATGGCCAAAATTTAGAGGCCCCTTTAGTGAGTACAGCCGAAAATTTTTTACGGGAAACCATTGCTTATTGGCGCTTATGGATTAAACATTCCTCTATTGCTGGTTTTTACCAACCTTTTGTAATCCGCTCGGCTTTGGTTTTAAAAATCCATCAGTATGAAGACACCGGAGCGATAATTGCCGCCAGCACCACCAGTTTACCAGAATCACCAAGCAGTACCCGAAACTGGGATTACCGCTATTGCTGGTTAAGAGATTCACATTATGTATTAACTTCACTTAACCATATCGGTCATTTTGAAGAAATGGAGAAGTATTTCAATTACCTTTCTGATATTTCTCACGCGGAAGATACACGCTACCAACCTTTATACGGTATTGCAGGAGAAAGGCAAATTACCGAACATACGCTAAGTCATTTAAAAGGCTACAAAGGCGAGCAACCCATAAGGATAGGAAACCAGGCTTACGAACATATTCAAAATGATATTTATGGACAGGTTTTAATTTCAATGTTGCCGCTTTATACCGATCACCGTTTTGTTTTTTCTGAACGCAGCGATTCGGTAAAGTGGATCGAAAGTGTACTTTCTAAAATTGAACGCACTATTGACGAAAAGGATGCCGGAATTTGGGAATTCAGGAATATTGCCAATGTACATTGTTACAGTAACTTATTTCAATGGGCAGGAGCGCAGGCGGCTTTAAAAATGGCTAAAACTATTGGTAATGAAGATTTTGAAAAGCGGGCAAAGATTTTAATCGACAAAGCTGCGGCACACATTGAAGCTTGTTATGATCCGGAAAGAAAAGTTTATACCAATGCCGTTGGAAGTCCGCATCTAGATGCGAGTACTTTACAATTGATTATGATGAATTATCTGGATCCGGCTTCTGATCGGGCAAAGGACCATTTAATTGCATTAGAAAAAGAATTGAAAACCGAAGATGGTCTTTTTTACCGCTACCTGCATGCTGATGATTTCGGCAAACCAAAAACCACATTTTTAATCTGTGCTTTTTGGTATGTAGAGGCTTTAGCCTGCGTAGGACGTACTGATGAAGCAATAAAAGAATTTGAAAACATTATTAAGTATTGCAACCATCTGCTGTTATTTAGCGAAGATGTTGATGCTAAAACAGGGAGCCAGTGGGGGAATTTTCCGCAAGCTTATAGCCATGTGGGTTTAATGAATGCGGCTTACCGTATTGCGATTAAATTGGATAGACCGATATTTTTGTAAGATCGTAGATTAAAAGCGCTGTGGAAACACAGGCCTTGCTTTTCCGATAAAAAAGTCGTCATCCCGACTGGAACGCAGTGGAATGGAGAGATCTATCTGGAAAGATTTCTCCATATAGATTTCCCGACTACGTTGCACTTGTTAGAAATGATTATTTATTTCGTAAAAAAGCTTTGACAACTTTGACACGCAAAAGGCATATTAAAGTTGTCAAAGCTATTATAAAAAATAGGTTTCTGGGAACAAAGACCTTGGGTTTGGATTTTCAATAAAAATTTCGTCATCTCGACTGGAACACAGTGGATAGAAAGATTTCTCCATATAGATTTCCCGACTACGTTGCACTTTGGTAGAAATGATTATTTATTTCGTAAAAAAAGCTTTGACAACTTTGACACGCACAAGGCATATTAAGGTTGTCAAAGCTATTAATCCCGTCCTACAAACTCTTCCTTCACCAAACTCCAAAGCAGCTTTCTTACCTCTCTAAAATCATTTAGGTAGTACTTTGCTTCCGAAATGTTATTGCCAACTTTGATGGTAAAAGCATTATCTGGCAATACCCTAAAAATATCTTCATCAGTATGGTCATCGCCAAGCGCCAAAATAAAATCTGGTTTCTTATCGTAAAGCCAATTTAAGGCCGCTTTGCCTTTGTTAACCTCCATGTTTTTAAACTCAATTACCTTATTGCCCGGCATCAATT
Proteins encoded in this region:
- a CDS encoding glucose-1-phosphate adenylyltransferase; the protein is MTDKVLGVILGGGQGSRLSPLTQTRSKPAVPIAGKYRLVDIPISNCLNSGIHRMFVLTQFNSASLNKHIKNTYHFSHFSTAFVDILAAEQTVQNSGWFQGTADAVRQCMHHIVSHEFDYILILSGDQLYQMDFKSMIEKHIEANAEVTIATIPVTAKDATDFGILKADDENMITSFIEKPKTGLEDWVSDTGKEMQDEGRNFLASMGIYVFNREYLINILNENEEEKDFGKEILPRAISQSRVLSYQYEGYWTDIGNISSFFEANLGLTDEIPKFNMFDSNHAIFTRARMLPPSKISGTTLDKTIIAEGCIIQASRVEHAVLGIRSRIGKDTIVTNAYIMGSDRYQTLEEIQEETNKGNSLIGIGDRCHINNAIIDKNCRIGNDVKINGGDHLEDGDFELYAVKDGIVVIKKGAVVPSGTVI
- a CDS encoding glycoside hydrolase family 15 protein, translating into MAEQHLYQTGIIGNCAFIAHVNKNTDISWLCWPRFDSPFVFGSLLDEKKGGEFSILPQGEFTSNQYYIENTNVLRTEITAEDGKYRITDFAPRFRLYDRYFKPLMLIRKIEPLEGNPRITIKCEPVCDYGKGKMKSSRGSNHIDYLGCDENIRLSTNVSLTYIIDEKAFVLNEAKYLVMTYGQNLEAPLVSTAENFLRETIAYWRLWIKHSSIAGFYQPFVIRSALVLKIHQYEDTGAIIAASTTSLPESPSSTRNWDYRYCWLRDSHYVLTSLNHIGHFEEMEKYFNYLSDISHAEDTRYQPLYGIAGERQITEHTLSHLKGYKGEQPIRIGNQAYEHIQNDIYGQVLISMLPLYTDHRFVFSERSDSVKWIESVLSKIERTIDEKDAGIWEFRNIANVHCYSNLFQWAGAQAALKMAKTIGNEDFEKRAKILIDKAAAHIEACYDPERKVYTNAVGSPHLDASTLQLIMMNYLDPASDRAKDHLIALEKELKTEDGLFYRYLHADDFGKPKTTFLICAFWYVEALACVGRTDEAIKEFENIIKYCNHLLLFSEDVDAKTGSQWGNFPQAYSHVGLMNAAYRIAIKLDRPIFL
- a CDS encoding glycogen synthase, producing the protein MEIIHISAECYPVAKVGGLADVVGALPKYQNKLGHIAKVVVPAYDTKFIRESEFEVTYDAWANYGNNHFQYRILKEKTNKLGFDLYIVHIQGLTDRPNVYGYNDDTERFVAFQIATLDWIVQWEHRPDVIHCHDHHTGLIPFMVSNCVKYKPISGVPTVLTIHNAQYQGQFGWEKLYYLPAFDLWKGGLLGWDDAINPLASAIKCAWKVTTVSPSYLDEMMSNARGLESLLRQERWKSVGILNGIDSEVWNPETDPMLSKGYNLKTVETGKLANKTALCDVFQLDPSKPLFTFIGRLVDEKGADLLPDIFYTALQQHADNINILVLGSGENWVEGRLNQLKDIFTGKYNAYIGYNEQVSHEMYAGADFLIMPSRVEPCGLNQLYALRYGTVPIVRRIGGLKDTVIDIGDNGFGICHDQTSIWDVTHAINRAVELYHNKKAFKAVRKTMMKIDHSWDNAALNYIELYQILK